GCGCAGGTGGACACGGTCCTTGTCGCGAAACGAGTTCAACTTCATCCGCACCAGGGTTTCGAGCGGCACCGTGCGAAACCCCCCGGTGTTCACCGCAGGCTCGATATCCGGGTTGGGCTCGTGCTCGCCGGGTCGCACCCACTCGCCGCAGATCACCACGTGCACGGCGTCGCGTGCCGACCCTGCCGGGGTGTCCACGAACATCTGCACGCCGGCGGTTTCTCGATGGTGAAATCCGGCTGCGAGCATGGCGGACCCGAGCGCCGGAAGATCTCTCGCGCGGACGAGAATGTCGACGTCACGGGTGTTTCGCACCGCCGCCTCGTCGACTTGGGCAACCCAGGCCCGCACGGCGTGGCCGCCCACGACCGCGTAGGGCACCCCGGCCTCCTCGAGGATCGTGACCGTGCGA
This region of Planctomycetota bacterium genomic DNA includes:
- a CDS encoding nucleotidyltransferase family protein produces the protein MAGIDFTLTGEALWTRMERAVERVNDRLRRTVTILEEAGVPYAVVGGHAVRAWVAQVDEAAVRNTRDVDILVRARDLPALGSAMLAAGFHHRETAGVQMFVDTPAGSARDAVHVVICGEWVRPGEHEPNPDIEPAVNTGGFRTVPLETLVRMKLNSFRDKDRVHLRDMIALGMVDASWLGWLPEPFRDRLATLLADPDG